DNA sequence from the Agromyces aureus genome:
GTGCCGATCGAGCGCGCCCACATGGAGGAGGACGCGGGCAAGCTGACGCACGTCGGCGGCTCGACGGGCCGCATCCAGGGCGCCGAGTACTCGCTCGTCGACTACAACCGCGCCGGCGTGCCGCTCGTCGAGATCGTCACGCGCCCGATCTTCGGTGCCGAGGCCGATGCCCCCGCGCTCGCGCGCGCCTACGTGTCGATCATCCGCGACATCGCGCTCTCGCTCGGCATCTCCGAGGCGCGCATGGAGCGCGGCAACCTGCGTTGCGACGCGAACGTGTCGCTCCGCCCGCGCGGCCAGGAGAAGCTCGGCACGCGCACCGAGACGAAGAACGTGAACTCGTTCCGTTCGATCGAGCGCGCGGTGCGCTACGAGATCCAGCGTCAGGCGGCGATCCTCGCCGATGGCGGCTCGATCACGCAGGAGACGCGGCACTGGCATGAGGACACGGGCACGACGAGCGCCGGTCGCCCGAAGTCCGACGCCGACGACTACCGCTACTTCCCCGAGCCCGACCTGCTGCCGGTCGTGCCCTCGGCCGAGCTGATCGAGGAGCTGCGCGCGGCGCTGCCCGAGGCGCCTGCCGCACGCCGCCGTCGCCTGAAGGCCGAGTGGGGCTTCACCGACGACGAGTTCCAGATCGTGGCGAACTCGGGCATGCTCAACGAGCTGGCCGAGACCGTCGCCGCCGGCGCCACGCCCGCCGCCGCGCGCAAGTGGTGGACGGGTGAGATCGCGCGTCTCGCGAATGCCGCAGACCGCGATGCCACGACCCTGGTGTCGCCGACCCATGTCGCCGAGCTCGCGGCCCTCGTCGAGGCCGGCACCCTCACCGACCGCCTGGCCCGCCAGGTGCTCGAGGGCGTCGTGGCCGGCGAGGGCTCGCCGCAGCAGATCGTCGACGCCCGCGGCCTCGCCGTCGTCTCCGACGACGGGGCGCTCATCGCGGCGATCGACCAGGCGCTGGCCTCGCAGCCCGACGTGCTCGAGAAGATCCGCTACGGCAAGGTCCAGGCCGCCGGCGCGGTCATCGGCGCGGTCATGAAGGCGATGCAGGGCAAGGCCGACGCCGCGCGCGTGCGCGAGCTCGTGCTCGAGCGGGCGACCGCCGAATAGACGAGTCCAGCAGTTCCCTGCGGGCGGTGCCCCGACCTCGGTCGGGGCACCGCCCGCGGTCGTCCCGGGTGCGGGCGTCGTACCGCGCCC
Encoded proteins:
- the gatB gene encoding Asp-tRNA(Asn)/Glu-tRNA(Gln) amidotransferase subunit GatB, whose amino-acid sequence is MARAALMDFDKALELFEPVIGLEVHVELNTTTKMFSSAPNPANSAFHDAAPNTLITPVCLGLPGSLPVVNEQAIRSSISLGLALGCEIAASSRFARKNYFYPDLAKNYQISQYDEPIAFDGEVEVELENGRVFQVPIERAHMEEDAGKLTHVGGSTGRIQGAEYSLVDYNRAGVPLVEIVTRPIFGAEADAPALARAYVSIIRDIALSLGISEARMERGNLRCDANVSLRPRGQEKLGTRTETKNVNSFRSIERAVRYEIQRQAAILADGGSITQETRHWHEDTGTTSAGRPKSDADDYRYFPEPDLLPVVPSAELIEELRAALPEAPAARRRRLKAEWGFTDDEFQIVANSGMLNELAETVAAGATPAAARKWWTGEIARLANAADRDATTLVSPTHVAELAALVEAGTLTDRLARQVLEGVVAGEGSPQQIVDARGLAVVSDDGALIAAIDQALASQPDVLEKIRYGKVQAAGAVIGAVMKAMQGKADAARVRELVLERATAE